CGCGGTTCGACGAAGTGGTCGCACGAGTAGACGTCGCCGGTGTGCTCGAGCGCGAGCGCCAGCCCGCACGTCTCGCAGTGCACGCACATGCCCGGCATCTCGCCGACCCAGTTGGCCAGCGTCGTGTCGAACATCTGGACGTACACCTCGCCCACGTCGCGGCGCACCCACTCCTCGAAGACGTCGACGAGGAAGCGCCCGTAGCCCTCGGGGGTCACCGACCGCGCGGTGACGCCGTTGCCCTCCTGCACATACAGGGGGCGGTCACGCCATGACGACCGCGGCGCCTCGGGATCGGCGTCACCGCTGACCCGTTCGATGATCGGGATGAACTGGATGAAGCGCGCGCCGCACTCGTCGCGCAGGAAGCGGTAGACCTCGCGGCCGCGCTGCTCGTTGGCAGCGTGGACGGTGGTCAGGACGTTGTACTCGACGCCGCCGTCGCGCAGGTGCGCAAGCCCGCGCATGACCTGGTCGAAGCTGCCGCGGCCGCCCTTGGTCACGCGGAACGTGTCGTGGATCTCGCGCGGGCCGTCGATCGAGATCCCGACGAGTACGTCGTGCTCGCGAAAGAACGCCGCCCACTCCGCGTCGAGCTTGGTGCCGTTGGTCTGGATCGTGTAGACGGCGCTCTGACCCGGGTGCAGGTACTGCTCGACGAGCTCGACGGCGCGGCGGAAGAACCCCACGCCCATCAGCGTCGGCTCGCCGCCCTGCCATGCCACCTCGACGACCGGTGAGCCCGCATGGGCCTCGACGAGCTGGCGGACGTAGGTCTCCAGCATCTCGTCGGCCATGCGGAAGCGGCTGCCCGGATACAGCAGCTCCTTGGAGAGGAAGAAGCAGTACGCGCAGTCCAGATTGCACACCGCGCCCGTCGGCTTGGCCAGCAGATGGAACACCGCTGGCGCCCCCGTGATGCTCGGGACGGCGAGTGATGCTCCGGGACTCATGCCGTCGGACTCTAGGTCGGGCACCGCGCCAGCACCTCATCCAGTCTGGGCGATGAACCGCTCCCGTGCGTGCGCGAGGCTGGCCGAGGCACAGACCCGCAAAGAGGAGGATCGAATGATGAAAGCCAGCGAGCTCGATGGGCTGGGGCCGGTCGACTAAGCCTGAATCCACCGAACCCACGGCGCCGAGTCATCAACGGATCATCGATGGATCCAGGCTAAGCGAGCCCGGCGCCACGCGTGGAGATCGGCCGATCGTGATCGCGACTCCGGACAACTCTGAGCGTGCACCACGGGGCGTCGCATGAGCAGCGCGTTCCTCTGGGGCGTGCTCGCTGCGTCCTCGCTGCTGATCGGTGCACTGCTCGTTATGTGGAAGCCGATCCGCCAGCACACGCTCGGGCTCGTGATGGCATTCGGCGCCGGCGTGCTCATCAGCGCCGTCGCCTTCGAGCTCGTCGCCGACGCGATCGAGAAGGGCGCCGAATGGGGCGACAAGCGCCTGCCTGTGGCGATCGGGCTCGGCGCCGGTGCCCTCACCTTCTTCGCCGGCGACTGGTACATCGACCGGATGGGCGGCGAGAAGCGCAAGAGCTCCGAGCAGGAGGCCGGCGGACCGGCGCTGCCGCTCACGCTGGGGATCGTGCTCGACGGGATTCCCGAGTCGAT
This sequence is a window from Thermoleophilaceae bacterium. Protein-coding genes within it:
- a CDS encoding anaerobic sulfatase maturase; this encodes MSPGASLAVPSITGAPAVFHLLAKPTGAVCNLDCAYCFFLSKELLYPGSRFRMADEMLETYVRQLVEAHAGSPVVEVAWQGGEPTLMGVGFFRRAVELVEQYLHPGQSAVYTIQTNGTKLDAEWAAFFREHDVLVGISIDGPREIHDTFRVTKGGRGSFDQVMRGLAHLRDGGVEYNVLTTVHAANEQRGREVYRFLRDECGARFIQFIPIIERVSGDADPEAPRSSWRDRPLYVQEGNGVTARSVTPEGYGRFLVDVFEEWVRRDVGEVYVQMFDTTLANWVGEMPGMCVHCETCGLALALEHTGDVYSCDHFVEPRYRLGNIGERHLLELVASDQQRAFGRAKADALPRYCRECDVRFACHGGCPKDRFTTTPDGEPGLNYLCPSFKRFFGHVA